Part of the Imperialibacter roseus genome, GTGCTGCCTGGCATTGGTTTTGAATTTACTCAGCCCATCGAAATGAGGTTCAATGAGCTTGTTACGGGTGTAAGGGCTGATGTGGCCATTAAGATCTTTGGGGAGAATCTCGATACGCTTTTCAATATGGGCAACCGTGTAAAGTCTCTTATCCAGCATGTGGAAGGTGCAGCTGACGTAAGTGTGGAGCAAATTGCAGGTCTGCCGCAAATGTCGGTGCAATACGACCGCCGCAAATTGGCGTCTTACGGCCTCATGGTAAAAGACGTGAACAGGGTGATCAGAATGGCTTTTGCGGGAGAAGCCACCGGCGTTGTGTTTGAGGGAGAAAAGCGCTTCGACCTTGTAGTGAGAACGGCCGTGAAAAACAGAAAAGACATGCAGGATTTGAGCAATTTATTCATTGCCCTTCCAGCTGGAGGCCAGGTTCCGCTACGGGAAGTGGCCAGTATCACCTACGAAGCAGGCCCAGCCCAAATTTCACGGGATGATACCCGGCGAAGGATTGTGGTCAGTATCAACGTGCGAAACCGAGATATGGAGTCATTGGTACAGGAAATGCAGCAAATCATCGCCGCCGATATGAAGGTGCCTGTCGGCTACTATATCACTTATGGCGGGCAGTTTGAAAACCTTCAAAATGCAAAGAAAAGGCTGATGGTGGCGGTGCCAGTGGCATTGTTCCTCATCTTCATCATGCTCTATTTTACCTTTGGGGCTGTCAGTGAGGCATTACTTGTTTTCTCCGCCATTCCACTGGCCGCAATAGGTGGGGTCATCGCTTTAACTATCAGGGGCATGCCCTTCAGTATCTCTGCTGGCGTTGGATTCATTGCACTTTTCGGCATTGCCGTGCTAAACGGCATTGTACTGATTGAATTCTTCAACGAACTAAAGCACAAAGGAATTAACGACATTCACAAAAGAGTAATCATGGGCACAAAAATGAGACTGCGCCCCGTGTTGCTAACGGCGTCGGCGGCAGCACTGGGCTTCTTCCCTATGGCCTTCTCAGGATCAGCTGGAGCAGAAGTGCAACGCCCTCTGGCGACCGTTGTTATCGGCGGTCTGGTGTCAGCCACCTTCCTCACACTGGTGGTGCTTCCGGTACTCTACACGCTCCTGGAAACTGGCTTTTTCAAATGGCCTGGTAAAAAGGCGACGATGCTGTTGCTGTTGGTGAGCAGCAGCCTTGCGATCAACGCTCAAAATGCTCCATCTGCGTTGACGCTGGACAAAGCCATTGAGATCGCCCTGGAGAACAATCAGGGCATCAACGCCGCCCAAACAACGTTGCAAGGTGTGGAGAAACTGGAGAAGACCGCTTTCGATCCCGGCCCCACCCATATCTACTACGGCTACGACCAAAACAATATAGCGCCCAACGGCTTTCCGTTGAGGGTGCTTGGCGTGCAGCAGCAAATCGCCTGGCCTGGGCTCTACACGGCGTCCAAAAAGGCCCTGGGTAACCAAACAGACATTACTGCCTCACAGCTTGATATTGCCAAACGACAGCTCAGCAAAGACGTCGCTATTCTCTATCTTGGCATGGCCCAAACGCAGGAAAAATTGGAGCATTGGCGGGTACTGGATAGCCTGTATGCTGCCATGAACCAGGTGGTGATGCGGAGAGCTGAGGTGGGTGACGCCACCAAACTTGAGCTTATACAGTCTAAATCGAAAGCCAGCGAAGTGCATGCAGCGCTGACACAGTCGCAATTGGAAGTGGCGCATTACCGGGAACGGCTCAAAGGCATCCTGCAAAGTGAAGATTCAATCGTACTCCCCTCCAGGGCCCTTAGCCGCACCGATATTCTGGGAAAAAACACCTCTATTGAGGCTTCTCAGGACGATCCAAAGTATCGGGAGCTGGTAAAAAAAGAAGCCAGCAGCCTTTCACTCAAAAAAGTAGAAGAATCAAGGTTGGCACCTACCTTTCAGGCCCAGTATTTCAAAGGCTTTGGGCAGGGCGAAAACGCTGCCAATTTTGATGGCTACCAGTTCGGGATTGGCATTCCATTGCTGGGGCTTTCGCAGGTGAGGCGAGTACAGGCCAGTAAGCTGTATGCGGAAGCTGCAGGTGAGCAACTGGACAATTATGAGCGGCGAAGGGAGGCCGAATGGGCGGGCTTGCAGGCCAACCGGCTAAAGTTTGAGGAAATGGTTGCCTATTACCAAACTGAGGGGCTGAAAATGGCCGAAGAGCTTATATCAGTGGCCAACAGGTCATACACCGCAGGAGAAATAGACTTATACCAATTGCTGTTGAATTTCGAAACTGCCAGACAAATCAGGCTAAGCTACATCGACCAACTGCATCAGCTAAAGCTGGCAGAGGTCAACATTGCATTCTTTTTAATTGATTAATCTACACCACATGAAATAGCCATAAGGAATACCCCACCCAACGGAATGGATAATCTGTCAACAGACTAAGATCTATTCCGTAATGGTACAGGCTATTCCATCTGGCCGCTAAAAATTAAATTTTATACAGATGAAAAGTTGTCAAATATATATTTTAGGTCTTGCACTTCTAGCTACCGTCCAGGGCTGCAGCAACCAGGCAGAGCCGCTTGCTGAGAGTCAGCAAGCCCAAAAAACTGCTGATGGCCTGACACTGTCGGCCCAGCAGATTGCAAAAACGGGTCTCCTGTCCAAAACAATAGAGCAGCGAACGATCACAACCTCTGTGTCCGCAAATGGCATGCTCGATGTTCCAACGCAGCACATGGCTTCTGTTACCACGTTTTTGGGTAGCTATGTAAAATCAGCCGACAAACACATCGGTGAAAAGGTAAAGAAAGGAGAAGTGCTGGCCGTTATGGAAGGGCCGGCATTCGTTGATCTGCAACAGCAGTATCTTGAGCACAGGAGCCAACTGGCAGTGCTAAAGTCCGAGTTTGAAAGACAAAGCAACCTGGCCGCTGACTCCATCACCTCAAAGAAGAATCTGCAACTCGCTCAGGCGGTGTATGAGCAAACGAACTCCTCAGTTGAAGCATTACAACAGAAGCTGAGCTTTCTGCATGTAAATATGGCCACACTCGACAAAGGGAC contains:
- a CDS encoding CusA/CzcA family heavy metal efflux RND transporter translates to MVDSIIRFSIHNKLIVSLFSLAIMGVGLFSLSQIPLGAVPDITNNQVQVLTVSRNLATQDVEQFITYPVELEMANLPGVQEIRSISKFGLSVVTIVFDEDLGTYLPRQLIAEKIKKAQESIPAGFGTPEMGPITTGLGEIYQYILDVKPGYEGKYSTTELRTIQDWIVKRYLSGIPGVVEVNTWGGFLKQYEVAVDPALLNATGVTITEVFDALEASNDVTGGAYIEKASQSYFIRGEGQIKSLEDLGNVVIGNRDGIPILIRQVGEVRFGTAVRFGAITANGQGEKVMGQVMMLKGANSSQVINAVKDRVSEIGEFLPEGVYINPFLERTELIDKTTTTVAENLILGALIVIFVLVLLLGNFRSGMIVASVIPLSLLFGITLMNYFGVSANLMSLGAIDFGIIIDGAVIIVEYTVHQISARANGLLKLSDEERTAEMDTLTATSASTMMRSAIFGQVIILIVFIPILSLSGIEGKMFKPMALSFSFALIGAMILCLTYVPAMSAYFLKPKKAKASKGGFSDALIEKIQNLYLPTIRFALRFKALVIGAAITMLAASVFLFIQLGGEFIPTLDEGDYVVQPILKPGTSLSETVDISTKLERILLQNFPEVSQVITRIGAAEVPTDPMSMEMTDVIVRLKPKDQWVSAASKDELADKMKAAMSVLPGIGFEFTQPIEMRFNELVTGVRADVAIKIFGENLDTLFNMGNRVKSLIQHVEGAADVSVEQIAGLPQMSVQYDRRKLASYGLMVKDVNRVIRMAFAGEATGVVFEGEKRFDLVVRTAVKNRKDMQDLSNLFIALPAGGQVPLREVASITYEAGPAQISRDDTRRRIVVSINVRNRDMESLVQEMQQIIAADMKVPVGYYITYGGQFENLQNAKKRLMVAVPVALFLIFIMLYFTFGAVSEALLVFSAIPLAAIGGVIALTIRGMPFSISAGVGFIALFGIAVLNGIVLIEFFNELKHKGINDIHKRVIMGTKMRLRPVLLTASAAALGFFPMAFSGSAGAEVQRPLATVVIGGLVSATFLTLVVLPVLYTLLETGFFKWPGKKATMLLLLVSSSLAINAQNAPSALTLDKAIEIALENNQGINAAQTTLQGVEKLEKTAFDPGPTHIYYGYDQNNIAPNGFPLRVLGVQQQIAWPGLYTASKKALGNQTDITASQLDIAKRQLSKDVAILYLGMAQTQEKLEHWRVLDSLYAAMNQVVMRRAEVGDATKLELIQSKSKASEVHAALTQSQLEVAHYRERLKGILQSEDSIVLPSRALSRTDILGKNTSIEASQDDPKYRELVKKEASSLSLKKVEESRLAPTFQAQYFKGFGQGENAANFDGYQFGIGIPLLGLSQVRRVQASKLYAEAAGEQLDNYERRREAEWAGLQANRLKFEEMVAYYQTEGLKMAEELISVANRSYTAGEIDLYQLLLNFETARQIRLSYIDQLHQLKLAEVNIAFFLID